One Helianthus annuus cultivar XRQ/B chromosome 12, HanXRQr2.0-SUNRISE, whole genome shotgun sequence genomic region harbors:
- the LOC110892952 gene encoding F-box/LRR-repeat protein fbxl-1, whose product MGPLGDDELLCIFNNISDWGDKRSFAEVSKQFMKVAFHSIFWLSSSFPSLLFDILPSSPNVTYFDCNKPLSNTHLKLLAQSCPKLETLSLGKYHDLPSEPGEFDFDFDGDGLCAVANACSHLGGVYLHGRLRVGDTGIVSLVTSCKNLTWLDLEGCIRVTDESLKAIGESRICNLNLGGCSLVTDLGLEYLANGDLKNYLSELNLTGCDKISDHGIIYLSKMVGLIKLNISWLLNITDISLLAIGSKCLKLQTIYLTGCEAITSEGLRAFNGHQTLKTLLLFSCYNFCWEDVESVALTCSRLEYLGLMKRIKTPTPESNEDFLQIGHHTCLIEWDEGEGACFC is encoded by the coding sequence ATGGGGCCACTTGGAGATGACGAGCTTCTCTGCATATTTAACAACATTTCTGATTGGGGAGACAAAAGATCATTCGCCGAAGTTTCCAAGCAATTCATGAAAGTTGCATTCCATTCCATATTTTGGTTAAGCAGTTCTTTTCCTAGTCTGTTATTTGATATCCTACCGTCATCCCCCAACGTAACATACTTTGATTGTAATAAACCACTTTCTAACACACACCTCAAACTCCTAGCACAGTCATGCCCCAAGCTCGAAACACTCAGCTTAGGGAAGTATCATGATCTTCCTTCTGAGCCAGGTGAGTTTGACTTTGATTTTGATGGTGATGGTTTGTGTGCAGTGGCGAATGCCTGCAGTCATTTGGGTGGTGTGTATTTACATGGGAGGTTACGTGTTGGGGATACAGGAATTGTGTCCCTTGTAACATCATGTAAGAATTTGACATGGTTGGATCTGGAAGGATGCATTCGTGTAACAGATGAATCACTCAAAGCTATTGGTGAATCGCGTATTTGTAATTTGAATTTGGGGGGATGTTCTTTGGTTACTGATTTGGGTTTGGAGTATTTGGCAAATGGAGATCTGAAAAACTATTTGAGTGAGCTGAATTTGACTGGATGTGATAAGATTAGTGATCATGGTATCATCTACTTGAGTAAAATGGTTGGTCTAATTAAGCTGAACATATCTTGGTTGTTAAACATAACTGATATTTCATTGCTTGCTATAGGTAGCAAGTGTTTAAAACTGCAAACCATTTATTTGACAGGTTGCGAAGCCATAACTTCTGAAGGTTTACGGGCTTTTAATGGTCATCAAACACTGAAAACACTTTTGTTGTTCTCGTGTTACAATTTTTGTTGGGAAGATGTGGAATCGGTTGCCCTGACTTGCTCAAGATTGGAGTATCTTGGGCTCATGAAGAGAATAAAGACGCCCACACCAGAGTCAAATGAAGATTTCTTACAAATTGGGCACCATACATGTTTGATAGAGTGGGATGAAGGTGAGGGTGCGTGTTTTTGTTAA